Below is a window of Candidatus Methylomirabilota bacterium DNA.
CGCGGTCGCCAGGTCGCTACCCGTGGCCATCACGCGGCAACAGAGATCGCGGTCGGTGACGATGCCGACCGGCCGCCGGCTCTCCTCACTGTCGATGATCGGGACGGCGCCGACATCGAGGTTCCTCATCAGCAGGGCGGCCCGCTGCACCGAGTCGCCCGGTGTGCAGCACGCAGGGTTCGGGGTCATGATGTCTTGCACCTTCATACGCGCTCCTCCGTGTGTCACGCCCCCGGGAGGCGTGGCGCGCAGGCGCGACCGGCCAGGCCCGCGCCCACGCGTCTT
It encodes the following:
- a CDS encoding CBS domain-containing protein; the protein is MKVQDIMTPNPACCTPGDSVQRAALLMRNLDVGAVPIIDSEESRRPVGIVTDRDLCCRVMATGSDLATATLHDHMSPEPICCRPEDDVTQVSALMQERQIRRVPVVDDAGACCGIVAMADL